Proteins from a genomic interval of Polyodon spathula isolate WHYD16114869_AA chromosome 1, ASM1765450v1, whole genome shotgun sequence:
- the LOC121324571 gene encoding ADP-ribosyl cyclase/cyclic ADP-ribose hydrolase 2-like isoform X1, whose amino-acid sequence MKALFSVLLFWFLHVLPILSLLIPVIQNAEAETGMEKQWQGDGTTLSLEEIIIGRCYNYIRVVNPSVGEKNCSQIWEAFRDAFIFKNPCKVFPKDYEPFIRLTVHDVPVNKSLFWENSQLLVNRYADSTKRMMPLDGTLMGWLANGLAWCGHPGGTGMNYKSCPTTDECEHNPVESFWRIASEEYAKLAAGVMHVMLNGSVSDGAYPVNGFFAKFELTNLIRDNILNIQIWVMDEIEGPDNESCGTKTIKLLETTLQEDGFKYTCTDNYKPVRLLQCVDFPAHHDCLCAQ is encoded by the exons ATGAaagctttattttctgttttgttgttctgGTTTTTACATGTTCTTCCTATCCTTTCTTTGCTTATCCCTGTCATCCAGAATGCTGAAGCAGAAACAGGCATGGAGAAGCAGTGGCAAGGAGATGGCACAACACTCAGTCTGGAAGAAATTATCATTGGAAGGTGCTACAATTACATCAGAGTGGTGAACCCCAGTGTAGG TGAGAAGAACTGTTCTCAGATCTGGGAGGCTTTCAGGGATGCTTTTATCTTCAAGAACCCTTGCAAGGTGTTTCCTAAGGACTATGAGCCTTTTATCAGACTAACTGTTCACGATGTTCCAGTTAACAAG TCATTATTCTGGGAGAACAGTCAGCTGCTCGTGAACAGGTACGCCGACAGCACAAAAAGGATGATGCCTCTCGATGGAACTCTGATGGGCTGGTTGGCTAACGGGCTGGCCTGGTGTGGACATCCTGGAGGCACAG GTATGAATTACAAGTCATGCCCCACCACTGATGAATGTGAGCACAACCCAGTTGAATCTTTCTGGAGGATTGCATCAGAAGAA tatgcaAAACTGGCTGCAGGGGTAATGCATGTGATGCTAAATGGCTCTGTTTCAGACGGGGCGTATCCTGTAAATGG CTTTTTTGCAAAGTTTGAACTTACAAATTTAATAAGAGACAACATTTTGAATATACAAATCTGGGTTATGGATGAAATTGAAGGTCCAGATAA cGAATCTTGTGggacaaaaacaataaaactccTGGAAACCACCTTACAGGAAGATGGATTTAAGTACACCTGTACTGATAACTATAA GCCTGTGCGGCTCTTACAGTGTGTGGATTTCCCTGCTCACCACGACTGTCTCTGTGCTCAGTAA
- the LOC121324571 gene encoding ADP-ribosyl cyclase/cyclic ADP-ribose hydrolase 2-like isoform X2 — translation MEKQWQGDGTTLSLEEIIIGRCYNYIRVVNPSVGEKNCSQIWEAFRDAFIFKNPCKVFPKDYEPFIRLTVHDVPVNKSLFWENSQLLVNRYADSTKRMMPLDGTLMGWLANGLAWCGHPGGTGMNYKSCPTTDECEHNPVESFWRIASEEYAKLAAGVMHVMLNGSVSDGAYPVNGFFAKFELTNLIRDNILNIQIWVMDEIEGPDNESCGTKTIKLLETTLQEDGFKYTCTDNYKPVRLLQCVDFPAHHDCLCAQ, via the exons ATGGAGAAGCAGTGGCAAGGAGATGGCACAACACTCAGTCTGGAAGAAATTATCATTGGAAGGTGCTACAATTACATCAGAGTGGTGAACCCCAGTGTAGG TGAGAAGAACTGTTCTCAGATCTGGGAGGCTTTCAGGGATGCTTTTATCTTCAAGAACCCTTGCAAGGTGTTTCCTAAGGACTATGAGCCTTTTATCAGACTAACTGTTCACGATGTTCCAGTTAACAAG TCATTATTCTGGGAGAACAGTCAGCTGCTCGTGAACAGGTACGCCGACAGCACAAAAAGGATGATGCCTCTCGATGGAACTCTGATGGGCTGGTTGGCTAACGGGCTGGCCTGGTGTGGACATCCTGGAGGCACAG GTATGAATTACAAGTCATGCCCCACCACTGATGAATGTGAGCACAACCCAGTTGAATCTTTCTGGAGGATTGCATCAGAAGAA tatgcaAAACTGGCTGCAGGGGTAATGCATGTGATGCTAAATGGCTCTGTTTCAGACGGGGCGTATCCTGTAAATGG CTTTTTTGCAAAGTTTGAACTTACAAATTTAATAAGAGACAACATTTTGAATATACAAATCTGGGTTATGGATGAAATTGAAGGTCCAGATAA cGAATCTTGTGggacaaaaacaataaaactccTGGAAACCACCTTACAGGAAGATGGATTTAAGTACACCTGTACTGATAACTATAA GCCTGTGCGGCTCTTACAGTGTGTGGATTTCCCTGCTCACCACGACTGTCTCTGTGCTCAGTAA